TAAAAGTCCCCCCGGATTATTTCTTACGTCTACAATAAGACGTTCCATTCCCTGATTTTTTAAATCTTCAAAGGCTTCCAGATACTGGCTTTCCGTCTGCTCTGTAAATTCATACAACAGAATATAGCCTACATTGTCCTCCAGCATCTTATGCTCCACAACGGGAATATTTACTTCCTCCAAAGGAACGTCAAATTCCAGATAATCATTTTCTCCTTCTCTTGCCACTGTCAAATGTGCAACTTCGCCTTCTGAGGTCTTCACTTTTTCCACCACTTCTGAAAGCTCCATACCTGCAATGTCTTCATTGTTTACCTTGAGCAAAATATCATCCGGCAAAAGTCCTGCCTTTGCCCCCGGAGCTCCCTCATAACATCTCACCAGCTTTACCATACCTGTTTCCATGTCCATCTGCATCACAACGCCAATTCCTTTATACAGACCTGTTGTCTCTGTATTTAATTCCTCATATTCCTCTTTTGTATAATATGCGGAATAAGGGTCTCCAAGACTTGCCATCATTCCCTTATACATACCGGTTTCCATAAAGTCTTTGTCAATCTCACCGGTAAATTCATCATCAATAATTTTTTCCAGTACCTTTGCTTTTTCCACAAAATCCTGATTTACAGCTTTGTCTTCTGCACTTTTTTCCTGTGCATAATCATAAATTTTTAATCCTGCACCACCTACAACAAGTGTCAGTACAATTCCTAAAAGAAAACCTTTTATAAACTTTTTTCTTTCCATTTTTCTGCTCCTTAAAATGCCAATTTGGATAAATAGATTGCGTAACAGAGCAATTTCCTATGAAATGAAGAAAGAGGACTGCATTTACAGCCCCCTTTATCTTATAAATAATTCATAGGATTTACATATACTCCATTTTTCATAACACCGAAATGAAGATGCGGTCCTGTTGAATATCCTGTTGAACCTACTGCTGCAATCTGCTGACCGGCGCTTACCTTCTGTCCGACCTTTACATAACGTGCAGATGCGTGCATATAGACTGTATAAAAACCATTTCCGTGGTCTATGGTTACATAGTTTCCTGCTGACTCTGAATATGTAGAAACCGTTACCGTACCTGCTGCTGCGGCTACAATGGGAGAACCGCTACTTGCTCCGATATCAATTCCTTTATGGTTGCTGGAAGCTCCCGCAGTAGGTGAATTTCTGTCTCCAAAAGGACTGGTTACATTATGAGAAGACGGACAAGGCCATGTAAACTGTGGAGAACCACTGTTCTCAGACTGACTGTTATCCGGTTTTTCCTCCGGCTTTGTCTCCGGCTGTGTATTCGGTTTCTCTTCCGGCTTTACTTCCGGTTTTGACTCTGGCTGCTCTGTCTTATTTGCATCAGAATTTGTGCTTTCATTGGAAGGAGAAGAGCTTTCCTGTCCTCCTGCGCTTTGCACTTCCTCTTTCATCTGCTTCAAAATCTCATTCTGAATTGCCAGTTCACCTTCTAAGTCAGACTGTTCCATTACCGCAGCGTCAATACCCGCTTCAAACTTTGTAATTTCTTCCTGCTTTTTACTAATAGAAGTTTCAATATTACTCTTTTCTTCCTCAGCAGATTGTTTGTATTCTTCTAAGTCTGACTTTTCTTTCTTTAAATCCTTTTCCAGATTTTCGATTTTCTTACAGGTCTTTTTATATTTTTCTAATTGTTTTCGGTCATAAGAAGTAAGCTGTCTGAAATTTTCTGTTCGGCTCAATGCCTCTGCAAAATCATCTGCTCCCAGAATAACAGAAATCATTGAAATATTTCCTGCCTCATAAAGATATTGTATTCTCTTTTTCATATCTTCATACTGGATTGCTTCTTTTTCTTTTGCTTTTTCCAGCTCTGCACTGTTTTTTTCGATTTCAGCATTCTTATCTTCAATCTGTCCTGTTAAAGTATCCAGATTTTCCTGTGCTTTGGCATACTTTTCATCTAATTTCTTAATAGCGGACAGCACATTGTCCTTCTGCTGCTGCAAAGAGCTTACCTGCTGTTCTTTATCTTCTATCTGACTTTCCAGCTCTGTCTTCTTCTTGTTTACTTCCGTCTCATTTGCTGCCGATACGGAAAGTACATTAGAAATTGCCAGACAGCTTGCCAGCAGCATTGCAGTTTTCTTGTTCTTTAATTTCATGCGGCTCTCCCTGTCTTATACCTTTAAGTGCTTTCTAAGGGAAACAATACTTCCGATTAAACCGATACCAATACCCAGTCCTACTCCGACCGGCAGTAAGAAACGGAATACTTCCCAAACATCCAGAAATTGAAGAAATCCACCCAGAATATTAAATCTGGTAATCACATATTCTACTGCTTTTTCATAAATCATGTATAAAATACCCATTGGAAGCGCCGCACCGATAGTACCTAAGAGAATACCTTCAATAATAAACGGTACTCTGACAAAGAAATCCGTAGCGCCAATAAGTTTCATAATACCGATTTCTTCCTGACGAATAGAAATACCCATCGTAATAGTATTGTTAATAAGGAAAAATGCCACTGCCAGAAGAATTAAAATAATAACAATCGATACATATCCAACCAGTTTATTAAAGGTTGACAGCATATCTGCCGCTTCTTTTGACTGTTTTACTTCTCGAACGCCTTCCAGACCTTCAATATGTTTTACAAGGTCTGCCTGACTTTCTACTTCTTTCAGATATACATCAAAGCGTGCGGAGTTTGCCAGCGGATTATCCTGATCCTTAAATCCCTCTGCCATATCTTCATCTCCGCCTAAGTATACTTCGCTGAATTCATCCCAAGCTACGTCTGCGGAAATATACTTCACATCCGCCACCTCCGGCTGCTTCTCGATATCTGCTCCGATTTGGTCAATTTCTTCCTGTTTGATGCCTTTATCAAAGTAAACGACAACGGCTACGCCTTCCTCCGCAGTATCTACAATATAGCGGAAGTTCATAATAATGGAAAGGAACAAACCGAATAAAAAGATACATGCTGACATAGTTGCAATGGATGCCAGAGAAAATCGCAGATTTCTCCAAATGTTT
The DNA window shown above is from Blautia hansenii DSM 20583 and carries:
- a CDS encoding S41 family peptidase, which produces MERKKFIKGFLLGIVLTLVVGGAGLKIYDYAQEKSAEDKAVNQDFVEKAKVLEKIIDDEFTGEIDKDFMETGMYKGMMASLGDPYSAYYTKEEYEELNTETTGLYKGIGVVMQMDMETGMVKLVRCYEGAPGAKAGLLPDDILLKVNNEDIAGMELSEVVEKVKTSEGEVAHLTVAREGENDYLEFDVPLEEVNIPVVEHKMLEDNVGYILLYEFTEQTESQYLEAFEDLKNQGMERLIVDVRNNPGGLLTSVCNILNDILPEGLIVYTEDKDGKREEVHSDGKSELDIPLAVLVNGNSASASEIFAGAIQDYGVGTIVGTTTFGKGIVQSLIPLTDGSAVKTTTAKYYTPKGRCIHGTGIQPDIEAELAEELQKKTVLTYEEDTQLQKAVEAVKEIEK
- a CDS encoding M23 family metallopeptidase; translated protein: MKLKNKKTAMLLASCLAISNVLSVSAANETEVNKKKTELESQIEDKEQQVSSLQQQKDNVLSAIKKLDEKYAKAQENLDTLTGQIEDKNAEIEKNSAELEKAKEKEAIQYEDMKKRIQYLYEAGNISMISVILGADDFAEALSRTENFRQLTSYDRKQLEKYKKTCKKIENLEKDLKKEKSDLEEYKQSAEEEKSNIETSISKKQEEITKFEAGIDAAVMEQSDLEGELAIQNEILKQMKEEVQSAGGQESSSPSNESTNSDANKTEQPESKPEVKPEEKPNTQPETKPEEKPDNSQSENSGSPQFTWPCPSSHNVTSPFGDRNSPTAGASSNHKGIDIGASSGSPIVAAAAGTVTVSTYSESAGNYVTIDHGNGFYTVYMHASARYVKVGQKVSAGQQIAAVGSTGYSTGPHLHFGVMKNGVYVNPMNYL
- the ftsX gene encoding permease-like cell division protein FtsX, whose product is MRISTIAYVLKQGFKNIWRNLRFSLASIATMSACIFLFGLFLSIIMNFRYIVDTAEEGVAVVVYFDKGIKQEEIDQIGADIEKQPEVADVKYISADVAWDEFSEVYLGGDEDMAEGFKDQDNPLANSARFDVYLKEVESQADLVKHIEGLEGVREVKQSKEAADMLSTFNKLVGYVSIVIILILLAVAFFLINNTITMGISIRQEEIGIMKLIGATDFFVRVPFIIEGILLGTIGAALPMGILYMIYEKAVEYVITRFNILGGFLQFLDVWEVFRFLLPVGVGLGIGIGLIGSIVSLRKHLKV